The following are from one region of the Geothermobacter ehrlichii genome:
- a CDS encoding ferritin family protein — MRGFLEDCRQIELTVSRIYQHLAGRQGFPATYRQMFLTLAKDEGDHARQFDLALQLPDGMLGERRRLSGEKACEGLLTVRRRLQDLLQTECSLRQALELAVELERRFIRVHIDTSLVIDDPKISDLFRKLARSEQEHLATLRRHVELWNSEH, encoded by the coding sequence GTGCGCGGATTCCTCGAGGACTGCCGGCAGATCGAACTGACCGTAAGCCGGATCTACCAACACCTGGCCGGGCGGCAGGGTTTTCCCGCAACCTACCGGCAGATGTTTTTGACCCTGGCCAAGGACGAGGGAGACCATGCCCGGCAGTTTGACCTGGCCCTTCAGTTGCCCGACGGAATGTTGGGGGAGAGGCGCCGGCTTTCAGGAGAGAAGGCCTGCGAGGGGTTGCTGACGGTCCGCCGGCGGCTGCAGGATCTGCTGCAGACCGAATGCAGCCTGAGGCAGGCGCTGGAACTGGCCGTCGAACTTGAACGCCGGTTCATTCGGGTGCACATCGACACCAGCCTTGTCATCGACGACCCGAAGATCTCCGATCTCTTTCGCAAATTGGCCCGCAGCGAGCAAGAGCACCTGGCCACCTTGCGGCGGCATGTCGAACTCTGGAACAGCGAGCACTGA
- the amrA gene encoding AmmeMemoRadiSam system protein A, with amino-acid sequence METELSSREQDVLLAIARQAIEHAVKKEDWEPEPREEKALNRRSGCFVTIKQNGQLRGCIGNFQSELPLFREVAKMAVASATQDPRFYPMQESDLQNFSLEISVLSPLQKIETIEEIEVGRHGIYIEKSFHRGVLLPQVATEHGWDRETFLKQTCVKAGLPTTAWQSPDADIYIFSARIFGEDD; translated from the coding sequence ATGGAGACGGAGCTGTCATCCAGGGAGCAGGACGTCCTGCTGGCGATCGCCCGACAGGCCATCGAACACGCCGTAAAAAAAGAGGACTGGGAACCGGAACCGCGCGAGGAAAAGGCTCTCAACCGGCGCAGCGGCTGTTTCGTCACCATCAAGCAGAACGGACAGCTTCGCGGCTGCATCGGCAACTTCCAGTCCGAACTTCCCCTCTTCCGCGAGGTCGCCAAGATGGCGGTCGCCTCCGCCACCCAGGATCCCCGCTTCTACCCGATGCAGGAAAGCGACCTGCAGAACTTCTCGCTCGAGATTTCGGTCCTGTCGCCGCTGCAGAAGATCGAAACCATCGAGGAGATCGAGGTCGGCCGGCACGGCATCTATATCGAAAAGAGCTTTCACCGGGGCGTGCTGCTGCCGCAGGTAGCGACGGAACACGGCTGGGACCGGGAGACCTTTCTGAAGCAGACCTGCGTCAAGGCCGGCCTGCCAACCACCGCCTGGCAGAGCCCGGACGCTGACATCTACATCTTTTCCGCCCGGATCTTCGGCGAAGACGACTGA
- the typA gene encoding translational GTPase TypA, producing MQETVRNIAIIAHVDHGKTTLVDAMLMQSGIFRENQQVTERIMDSNDLERERGITILSKNLSIRHGGMKINIVDTPGHADFGGEVERVLKMVDSVLLLVDAFDGPMPQTRFVLKKSLDLGLRPIVVINKIDRPGARPDQVVDMVFDLFCELNASDEQLDFPIVYTSAKLGIAKKDLDDESDSLEPLFEVIRNRVPAPDVDPDAPFQLLVTSIAYNDYIGRLATGKIFAGRISAGETVAVIGKDGTIRNGRISKLLGYDGLQQVELTVAEAGDIVTIAGFEEIGIGETVADAEHPIALPYVAIDEPTLSMNFIVNNSPFAGQEGKFVTSRNLRERLLRELRTNVSLRVEETEQTDTFKVSGRGELHLSILIENMRREGYELSVSKPEVILREIDGVKCEPLEYLTIDVPEEYQGTVIEKLGVRKAEMVSMTPMDGFTRLEFIIPARGLIGFRTEFLTDTHGTGIMNHTFHDYGPWRGPIPGRKNGVLIAMEACETVAYGLFNLQERGILFVGPGVKVYEGMIIGQHAKENDLVVNPGKGKKLTNIRAAGSDEAVRLTPPRTLSLEQALEFIDDDELVEVTPKSIRLRKKVLNANERKKLEKQKKAGA from the coding sequence ACCGAGCGGATCATGGACAGCAACGACCTGGAGCGGGAGCGCGGTATCACCATCCTGTCGAAGAATCTCTCCATCCGCCACGGCGGCATGAAGATCAACATCGTCGACACCCCCGGTCACGCCGACTTCGGCGGCGAGGTGGAGCGGGTGCTGAAGATGGTCGACTCGGTGCTGCTGCTGGTCGACGCCTTCGACGGCCCCATGCCGCAGACCCGGTTCGTGCTGAAAAAGTCCCTCGACCTCGGCCTGCGCCCGATCGTCGTCATCAACAAGATCGACCGGCCCGGCGCCCGCCCCGACCAGGTGGTCGACATGGTCTTCGACCTCTTCTGCGAACTGAACGCCAGCGACGAACAGCTCGACTTTCCGATCGTCTACACCAGCGCCAAGCTGGGCATCGCCAAGAAGGACCTCGACGACGAAAGCGACAGCCTCGAACCCCTGTTCGAGGTCATCCGCAACCGGGTGCCGGCGCCCGACGTCGACCCGGACGCCCCCTTCCAGCTGCTGGTGACGTCCATCGCCTACAACGACTACATCGGCCGTCTGGCCACCGGCAAGATTTTCGCCGGCAGAATCAGCGCCGGGGAGACCGTCGCCGTCATCGGCAAGGATGGCACGATCCGCAATGGCCGCATCAGCAAGCTGCTCGGCTACGACGGCCTGCAGCAGGTCGAACTGACCGTCGCCGAGGCCGGCGACATCGTCACCATCGCCGGTTTCGAGGAGATCGGCATCGGCGAGACCGTCGCCGACGCCGAGCACCCGATCGCCCTGCCCTACGTGGCAATCGACGAGCCGACCCTGTCGATGAACTTCATCGTCAACAATTCGCCCTTCGCCGGCCAGGAAGGCAAATTCGTCACCAGCCGCAACCTGCGCGAGCGCCTGCTGCGCGAGCTGCGCACCAATGTCTCGCTGCGGGTGGAAGAGACGGAACAGACCGATACCTTCAAGGTTTCCGGCCGCGGCGAGCTGCACCTGTCGATCCTGATCGAGAACATGCGCCGCGAAGGCTACGAGCTGTCGGTTTCCAAGCCGGAAGTCATCCTCCGCGAGATCGACGGCGTCAAATGCGAGCCCCTCGAGTACCTGACCATCGACGTGCCGGAAGAGTACCAGGGGACGGTGATCGAAAAGCTCGGCGTCCGCAAGGCGGAAATGGTCTCCATGACACCGATGGACGGCTTCACCCGGCTGGAGTTCATCATCCCCGCCCGCGGCCTGATCGGTTTCCGCACCGAGTTTCTGACCGACACCCACGGCACCGGCATCATGAACCACACCTTTCACGACTACGGCCCCTGGCGCGGCCCCATCCCCGGCCGCAAGAACGGCGTCCTGATTGCCATGGAGGCCTGCGAAACCGTGGCCTACGGCCTGTTCAACCTGCAGGAGCGCGGCATCCTCTTCGTCGGTCCCGGCGTCAAGGTCTACGAGGGGATGATCATCGGCCAGCACGCCAAGGAAAACGATCTGGTGGTCAATCCGGGCAAGGGGAAGAAGCTGACCAACATCCGCGCCGCCGGCTCCGACGAGGCCGTCCGCCTGACGCCGCCGCGCACCCTCTCCCTGGAGCAGGCCCTCGAATTCATCGACGATGACGAACTGGTGGAAGTCACGCCGAAATCGATCCGGCTGCGCAAGAAGGTTCTCAACGCCAACGAGCGGAAAAAACTGGAGAAACAGAAAAAGGCTGGCGCCTGA